A genomic segment from Luteibacter aegosomatis encodes:
- a CDS encoding DUF2635 domain-containing protein, producing the protein MLRVIANEGLKVPFEKQRAFIGSEPVDVPDSLYYRRRLETGELVHVTDDATRKPSASALVADSDAATDKKSGSNAK; encoded by the coding sequence ATGCTGCGAGTCATCGCCAATGAGGGCCTGAAGGTGCCCTTTGAAAAGCAGCGCGCGTTTATCGGCAGCGAGCCGGTCGACGTGCCTGATTCCCTCTACTACCGCCGACGGCTGGAGACGGGCGAGCTGGTGCATGTCACGGACGACGCTACCCGTAAGCCCTCCGCTTCCGCGCTCGTCGCTGATTCCGATGCCGCCACCGACAAGAAATCTGGGAGCAATGCCAAATGA
- a CDS encoding phage tail sheath subtilisin-like domain-containing protein: MNIALNTIPASTRKPGTYFEFNTSLAVNTLPSNAQSLLLVVPLLDAGTMPPLVATVVYDAPSAFALTGSTVAQAMVAAAIKANRYLQISLVGIKVVGDAEPDITPALDATATGDYTQVVSAWQSTIALTAMRTHIEEVTNSINQKSLLGVAAVVGTLTAATTLASALNSAPITLALLPGTAYTAAELAAAYAAVIASESDPARPLNTLALTGVPVPAIANRLSRNEQETALLNGVTPLEVGPGEVVQIVRAISTYTKSEAGTADVSMLDITTMRTLYYVRQACRERVALRFPRSKNTARIAASVRGELLDVLKKCEALEVVENVDANADGLVVEKSATDANWLVASIPADVVNGLHVFAGVINLIL, from the coding sequence ATGAACATCGCCCTGAACACGATCCCGGCCAGCACCCGCAAGCCCGGCACCTACTTCGAGTTCAATACCTCGCTGGCGGTCAACACACTGCCGAGCAACGCGCAGTCGCTTCTCCTGGTGGTGCCTCTGCTCGATGCCGGCACCATGCCGCCGCTGGTGGCCACCGTGGTCTATGACGCACCAAGCGCATTTGCGCTGACGGGAAGCACCGTCGCACAGGCGATGGTGGCTGCGGCAATCAAGGCCAACCGTTACCTGCAAATCTCCCTGGTCGGCATCAAGGTGGTCGGCGACGCCGAACCCGACATCACGCCGGCACTCGATGCCACCGCAACGGGCGATTACACCCAGGTCGTATCCGCCTGGCAGAGCACTATCGCTCTCACCGCCATGCGGACGCACATCGAAGAGGTCACCAATTCCATCAACCAGAAGTCGCTTCTGGGCGTCGCCGCCGTGGTGGGCACGTTGACCGCGGCTACCACGCTCGCCTCCGCACTCAACAGCGCCCCGATCACGCTGGCACTGCTTCCCGGCACCGCCTATACGGCGGCCGAACTGGCCGCAGCCTACGCCGCCGTGATCGCCAGCGAGAGCGACCCGGCGCGGCCACTGAACACCCTGGCACTGACCGGGGTGCCGGTGCCAGCCATTGCGAATCGACTTTCCCGCAACGAACAGGAGACGGCGCTTCTCAATGGCGTGACGCCGCTCGAAGTCGGCCCGGGCGAGGTGGTGCAGATCGTCCGTGCCATCAGCACGTACACCAAGTCCGAAGCCGGCACGGCCGACGTGTCCATGCTGGACATCACCACCATGCGGACCCTGTACTACGTGCGACAGGCTTGCCGCGAGCGCGTCGCCTTGCGCTTCCCTCGGTCCAAGAACACGGCCCGCATCGCGGCATCCGTCCGTGGGGAGCTGCTCGACGTCCTGAAGAAATGCGAGGCGCTCGAAGTCGTGGAGAACGTCGACGCCAATGCCGACGGTCTCGTGGTCGAAAAGAGCGCGACCGATGCCAACTGGCTCGTCGCATCCATTCCTGCCGACGTGGTCAACGGCCTGCATGTCTTCGCAGGCGTGATCAACCTCATCCTCTAA